Proteins encoded in a region of the Gammaproteobacteria bacterium genome:
- a CDS encoding cation transporter, whose amino-acid sequence MNTGLVSTYHVPGMDCPSEERIIRMSLDGIEPQVDLAFDIPNRKVTVYHSSNSEEITARLESLGFGAALIATRESSTAELSEARAEAVIADQQEVTVLRWLLGINAVMFLVEFSFGWLAQSTGLIADSLDMFADAGVYGVALFAVGHSAKQKLRAAHLSGWLQMILAIGALSEVLRRFIFGSEPVSILMMSIGCVALVANVTCLFMISRNRDSGAHMEASWIFSANDVIANVGVILAGGLVVLTGSRYPDLIIGLIIGLVVLNGARRILKLKS is encoded by the coding sequence ATGAATACAGGACTAGTAAGCACCTATCATGTTCCCGGAATGGATTGCCCATCTGAGGAACGCATAATACGGATGTCATTGGATGGCATCGAGCCACAAGTAGACCTGGCCTTTGATATCCCAAATCGGAAAGTCACGGTATACCACAGTAGCAACAGTGAAGAAATTACAGCAAGGCTTGAGTCACTGGGTTTTGGGGCAGCCCTTATTGCTACGCGAGAATCGAGTACTGCTGAGCTCTCTGAAGCCAGAGCTGAAGCTGTAATAGCTGATCAGCAGGAAGTTACCGTTCTTCGGTGGCTGCTAGGAATTAATGCGGTCATGTTCCTAGTTGAATTTTCATTCGGCTGGCTTGCTCAATCAACTGGGTTGATAGCAGATTCTCTTGATATGTTCGCTGATGCGGGTGTTTATGGTGTGGCACTTTTTGCTGTTGGCCACAGTGCTAAACAAAAGCTTCGTGCTGCACATTTATCTGGTTGGCTCCAGATGATTTTGGCCATCGGGGCGTTAAGCGAAGTCTTACGTCGATTTATTTTCGGAAGTGAACCTGTATCGATACTAATGATGTCTATAGGATGCGTTGCGCTGGTAGCAAATGTTACCTGTCTATTTATGATTTCAAGAAATAGGGACAGCGGTGCTCACATGGAGGCCAGCTGGATATTTTCCGCTAACGATGTGATTGCCAACGTTGGCGTAATCCTGGCAGGCGGTCTAGTCGTATTGACCGGCTCACGTTATCCAGATCTCATTATTGGCCTGATAATCGGGTTGGTCGTGCTAAACGGTGCTCGGCGTATATTGAAACTCAAGTCGTGA
- a CDS encoding PepSY domain-containing protein gives MKWKPLLFFIHRWIGIFTCLLFALWFASGIVMMYVEYPELTVEERIKNAFPIEFSQLNLSPSEAFSSIGSTSSISSITLTSVLGRPAYLASLQGQGLVTVFADVGDTLRGLAQGEAINATENSGYASTQINPSYGGLITRDQWTVSSSLHPYRPLHKVFLNDSDGTVLYVSDVTGTVVRDTGQHERFWNWIGSTIHWIYPVQLRQFENFWIQLIIVVSCIGIVSVVTGGIIGFMRIRILRPYRGNDVSPYKGIMKWHHILGLGSLIFVFTFIFSGLMSMGPWGIFESPSSASEQIRRYKGDSTVDLRALPGLDPQLESMSVAEVEWTSVSGSYYYIATLSNGEKLIDFGNGLEHGSRDLKIAIGAAVPQLIPSAAILQTEILDQFDNYYYSRHNRYRPLPALRVKFDDSESTWHHIDSITGEPISRVTNRSRMERWMYYGLHSLDFHALWSRRPLWDIFVITLSLIGLGFSVTSIAIGWRRLVK, from the coding sequence ATGAAATGGAAGCCGCTTCTTTTCTTCATTCACCGCTGGATAGGAATATTCACGTGTCTGTTGTTTGCCTTATGGTTCGCCAGCGGCATTGTTATGATGTACGTCGAATACCCTGAACTTACTGTCGAAGAACGTATTAAAAATGCCTTTCCAATCGAATTTTCCCAGTTAAATCTTTCTCCTAGCGAGGCGTTTAGTAGCATAGGATCAACCTCGTCAATTTCCTCGATTACACTGACATCCGTGTTGGGCCGCCCGGCCTATCTTGCTAGTCTCCAAGGCCAAGGATTGGTTACTGTCTTTGCCGATGTCGGCGATACCTTGAGAGGACTGGCGCAAGGCGAGGCAATAAATGCCACAGAAAACTCTGGCTATGCCAGCACTCAAATAAATCCAAGTTACGGCGGTTTGATAACGCGTGATCAGTGGACGGTTTCGTCTTCACTGCACCCTTATAGACCACTGCACAAGGTTTTTCTCAATGATTCTGATGGGACGGTTCTCTATGTTTCCGATGTGACCGGGACCGTTGTCAGGGATACTGGTCAGCACGAACGATTTTGGAATTGGATCGGTTCTACAATTCACTGGATTTATCCCGTCCAGCTTCGTCAATTCGAAAACTTCTGGATCCAATTGATCATCGTTGTTTCATGCATAGGAATCGTTTCCGTAGTTACCGGCGGAATTATCGGATTCATGCGTATTCGGATACTTCGGCCCTATCGCGGCAACGACGTTTCTCCCTACAAGGGCATCATGAAATGGCATCATATTCTAGGACTTGGATCGTTGATTTTCGTCTTTACGTTCATCTTCAGTGGGCTGATGTCGATGGGGCCCTGGGGAATTTTCGAGTCTCCTAGCAGTGCATCAGAGCAAATACGAAGATATAAAGGAGACTCGACAGTCGATCTTCGAGCATTACCTGGACTAGATCCCCAACTCGAATCGATGTCGGTTGCTGAAGTAGAGTGGACCTCGGTAAGCGGCAGTTACTATTACATAGCGACACTGTCTAATGGGGAGAAGCTTATTGATTTTGGCAACGGGCTTGAACACGGAAGTCGCGATCTCAAGATAGCAATCGGTGCTGCTGTTCCTCAGCTAATTCCGTCTGCCGCAATACTCCAAACAGAAATCCTCGATCAGTTCGACAATTATTACTACTCAAGACACAACCGTTATCGGCCTTTACCAGCTTTGCGAGTCAAGTTTGATGATTCAGAATCTACCTGGCATCACATCGATTCGATCACGGGTGAACCGATAAGCCGCGTTACTAATCGAAGCCGAATGGAGAGGTGGATGTATTACGGGCTACATAGCCTCGACTTTCATGCGCTATGGTCACGCCGTCCATTGTGGGATATCTTTGTAATCACATTGAGCCTGATAGGACTGGGTTTCTCAGTAACTTCGATAGCAATTGGATGGCGTCGCCTGGTAAAGTAA
- a CDS encoding TonB-dependent siderophore receptor gives MFTRPLNHIRSIRKPLRHGIVLANVALVWTSMAQAQNPSTSIDEIIVRGQGGIGTIRLNAENGAGSRLGLSGFETPASVGIISREEIATKGDYGALDAVTRSTGISSSASPGNGGTSISSRGFNGHGSTVYTYDGTRLYIVAGTVTFPADTWTLDRVEVLNGAGSVINGIGAIGTTINYVPKQAQLGDTGFEGMVAAGSFGMQRAAVGVGTELSDQWAFRIDGAYTEEDGYVDRADEQREVLASSLLFQPNDNFRALLSVDYADIDAAPYWGTPLINGEASDSHRENNYNFGDGKVAYEDTWTKLHIDWQISPNVTFRSDTYFLDAEREWQNLEEYSYNNSTGQIDRAFYLGIIHDEEQIGSRFDFLIESDLGGIQNRISIGAEINDIELNYLNNFTTGGFGVGDSVPVFGFDPGKLPTASIPTILDYQTDTQQYAIFIDDVIQLTDQFSIVLGARYDDIEFDRFDLPIGGAEASAFDTSFDEFTWRAGFVYQPNTDTSLYAQASTAADPVTSPISISAGNKNFDLATGRQYEVGIKQQFLDGRAEYTLAYFDIEKEDILTRLPASAITEQIGQQSSDGFEASLRIHPSETLSVELNATSIDAEFDEFYSGGVSLAGNTPRNVPEQTANLWVNWSIMPNLQLGGGFRYVDSRFANDGNTEKLPDYNVFDASLNWIIFENLTLTVRGRNLTDEEDFVLAPYVSNQWIFGDPRSYEISLRYGL, from the coding sequence ATGTTCACTCGTCCTTTAAATCACATTCGGTCAATCAGAAAACCTTTACGTCATGGCATTGTATTAGCTAACGTGGCACTTGTCTGGACAAGCATGGCACAGGCACAAAATCCGTCAACATCGATCGATGAAATAATTGTGAGAGGCCAGGGAGGTATTGGCACCATTCGCCTAAATGCTGAAAACGGCGCAGGTAGCCGACTTGGACTAAGCGGCTTCGAAACGCCCGCCAGTGTCGGCATCATCAGTCGGGAGGAGATTGCGACAAAAGGTGACTACGGTGCCCTCGACGCAGTGACACGCAGCACCGGTATCTCCTCGAGTGCGTCACCCGGTAACGGCGGCACATCTATTTCGTCACGAGGATTCAACGGCCATGGCTCAACGGTTTACACTTACGACGGCACGCGCTTATACATTGTGGCTGGCACCGTGACGTTTCCTGCTGATACCTGGACGCTAGATCGGGTTGAAGTTCTTAACGGCGCTGGTTCCGTTATAAACGGTATTGGCGCTATCGGAACTACCATCAACTACGTACCGAAACAGGCTCAGCTTGGTGATACCGGCTTCGAAGGAATGGTGGCCGCGGGAAGCTTTGGCATGCAAAGAGCTGCCGTGGGTGTTGGTACTGAACTTTCTGACCAATGGGCATTCCGTATCGATGGCGCCTATACAGAAGAAGACGGTTATGTGGATCGAGCCGACGAGCAGCGAGAAGTGTTGGCCTCTTCTTTGTTATTCCAGCCAAACGACAATTTTCGTGCGCTGCTAAGCGTTGACTATGCCGACATCGACGCGGCGCCGTATTGGGGTACTCCGCTGATCAATGGTGAGGCTAGTGATTCTCACCGCGAGAACAACTATAACTTTGGTGATGGAAAAGTTGCATATGAAGATACCTGGACAAAACTTCATATCGACTGGCAAATCTCTCCCAATGTCACCTTCCGCAGTGATACCTATTTTCTAGATGCTGAGCGCGAATGGCAAAATCTGGAGGAGTATTCGTATAACAATTCCACAGGACAGATTGATCGGGCGTTTTATCTGGGAATCATTCACGATGAAGAACAGATTGGTTCACGCTTTGATTTTCTGATCGAGTCTGACCTTGGTGGAATCCAGAATCGAATCAGTATTGGTGCAGAAATTAATGACATCGAACTAAACTACCTTAACAATTTCACGACCGGTGGCTTTGGCGTGGGTGACAGCGTACCCGTGTTTGGCTTTGACCCTGGCAAGTTACCGACTGCTTCGATCCCTACGATTCTTGACTACCAGACTGATACACAGCAATACGCGATTTTTATTGATGATGTAATTCAGTTAACTGACCAATTCAGTATCGTACTCGGCGCACGCTATGACGACATCGAATTCGACAGGTTTGATTTGCCAATAGGCGGGGCAGAAGCATCTGCGTTTGATACGAGTTTTGACGAGTTTACCTGGCGAGCAGGATTCGTTTACCAGCCGAATACCGATACCAGTCTTTACGCCCAAGCGAGCACCGCGGCCGATCCGGTTACCTCACCGATCTCCATCAGCGCCGGTAACAAGAATTTTGACTTGGCAACAGGACGGCAATATGAAGTAGGCATCAAGCAGCAATTTCTTGATGGTCGAGCGGAATACACGCTTGCCTACTTTGATATTGAAAAAGAAGACATATTGACACGGCTGCCGGCTTCCGCAATCACCGAGCAGATTGGTCAACAAAGTTCGGATGGATTTGAGGCGAGTTTAAGAATCCATCCATCTGAGACCTTAAGCGTGGAATTAAACGCAACCAGTATCGATGCAGAGTTTGACGAATTCTATTCCGGCGGTGTATCGCTGGCAGGCAATACGCCTCGCAACGTGCCTGAACAGACAGCGAATCTGTGGGTGAATTGGTCAATCATGCCCAACTTACAGCTCGGAGGTGGCTTTCGCTACGTTGATTCCCGTTTTGCGAATGATGGAAACACAGAAAAGCTTCCGGATTACAACGTATTCGATGCCAGCCTGAATTGGATAATTTTTGAAAATCTGACATTGACAGTGCGCGGGCGCAATCTGACAGACGAGGAAGATTTTGTATTGGCGCCTTATGTTTCCAACCAGTGGATATTTGGAGATCCCCGGTCATACGAGATTAGCCTACGTTATGGCTTATGA